In Cicer arietinum cultivar CDC Frontier isolate Library 1 chromosome 7, Cicar.CDCFrontier_v2.0, whole genome shotgun sequence, a single window of DNA contains:
- the LOC101510528 gene encoding probable calcium-binding protein CML15 — protein sequence MSMLQTDDQIKQLNDIFKRFDMDSDGSLTHLELAALLRSLGIKPSGDELHALLSNMDNNNNGYIEFDELVNAIMPDMNENVLLNQEQLLEVFRSFDRDGNGYITAAELAGSMAKMGHPLSYHELANMMAEADSNGDGVISFNEFATIMAKSAADFFGVKAQ from the coding sequence ATGTCAATGCTCCAAACCGACGATCAAATCAAACAACTCAACGACATTTTCAAGCGCTTCGACATGGACTCGGACGGAAGCCTAACCCACCTCGAACTCGCCGCGCTCCTCCGGTCTCTCGGTATCAAACCATCCGGCGACGAACTTCATGCCCTATTATCCAACATGGACAACAACAATAACGGATATATCGAATTTGATGAACTTGTTAATGCAATCATGCCGGACATGAATGAGAATGTTCTCCTAAACCAAGAACAACTTTTGGAGGTTTTTCGCTCGTTCGACCGCGATGGTAATGGTTATATCACCGCGGCCGAACTAGCTGGATCCATGGCAAAAATGGGTCACCCTCTTTCATATCATGAACTTGCTAACATGATGGCTGAAGCTGATAGCAATGGTGATGGTGTTATTAGTTTCAATGAGTTTGCAACCATTATGGCTAAATCAGCTGCAGATTTTTTTGGTGTTAAGGCGCAatag